The following proteins are encoded in a genomic region of Gemmatimonadota bacterium:
- a CDS encoding 3-hydroxyacyl-CoA dehydrogenase NAD-binding domain-containing protein — MTLSQDSVIGVVGAGAMGQGIAQVAAVSGHRVILTDTAPAAIEKARASHRASFDREVDKGRLTRAAADAAVARLHYAAGDGDVNLAAMAECALVIEAIVEDASAKQRLFRALEAIVAPDCVLATNTSSLSVGLIASACQAPQRVVGIHFFNPAPVMPLVEVVPAITTAEQVTAESCAVVRGWGKTVVVASDTPGFIVNRIARPFYGESLRLLEEGVADCATIDWALKSIGGFKMGPFELMDFIGNDINYAVTCSVFEAMYYDPRYRPALTQRRLVEAGLLGKKSGRGYYDYHAGAVAPKPHTDAALGQQIVDRVVAMLINEAAEALHLRVATAQDIDLAMTKGVNYPRGLLAWADEIGAGAVLARLDALRAEYNEDRYRASPRLRRVAAAGGKLNV, encoded by the coding sequence ATGACGCTCTCGCAAGACTCCGTCATCGGTGTGGTTGGCGCGGGCGCGATGGGGCAGGGGATCGCCCAGGTCGCGGCCGTGAGTGGCCACCGTGTGATCCTCACCGATACGGCACCGGCCGCCATCGAAAAAGCGCGGGCATCACACCGTGCGTCATTCGATCGCGAGGTCGACAAAGGGCGGCTCACGCGCGCTGCGGCCGACGCAGCCGTGGCGCGACTGCACTATGCCGCCGGTGACGGCGACGTCAACCTTGCCGCGATGGCGGAGTGCGCGCTGGTCATCGAAGCGATCGTCGAAGACGCGTCTGCCAAGCAGCGACTCTTTCGTGCGCTCGAAGCCATCGTCGCTCCCGACTGCGTGCTGGCCACCAATACATCGTCGCTCTCGGTGGGGCTCATCGCCTCAGCCTGCCAAGCCCCGCAGCGCGTGGTGGGGATTCACTTCTTCAATCCCGCGCCCGTGATGCCGCTGGTGGAGGTGGTGCCCGCCATCACGACGGCGGAGCAGGTGACCGCCGAGTCGTGCGCAGTCGTGCGTGGCTGGGGCAAGACGGTCGTCGTGGCGAGCGATACCCCAGGATTTATTGTCAATCGCATTGCGCGACCGTTCTACGGCGAGTCGTTGCGTTTGCTCGAAGAAGGAGTGGCCGATTGCGCCACCATTGACTGGGCGCTCAAGAGCATCGGTGGCTTCAAAATGGGGCCGTTTGAACTCATGGACTTCATTGGCAACGACATCAACTATGCCGTGACCTGTTCAGTGTTCGAAGCCATGTACTACGATCCGCGCTATCGGCCCGCACTCACGCAGCGGCGCCTCGTTGAGGCGGGTCTGCTCGGCAAAAAGAGCGGCCGCGGATACTACGACTATCACGCGGGAGCAGTCGCGCCGAAGCCCCACACCGACGCGGCGCTCGGCCAGCAGATTGTCGATCGTGTGGTAGCGATGCTCATCAACGAAGCCGCCGAGGCGCTGCACCTGCGCGTGGCGACGGCGCAGGACATTGACCTCGCGATGACGAAGGGCGTGAACTATCCACGCGGGTTGCTCGCGTGGGCCGACGAGATTGGCGCGGGCGCCGTGCTCGCTC
- the paaG gene encoding 2-(1,2-epoxy-1,2-dihydrophenyl)acetyl-CoA isomerase PaaG: MADDSILYSVDSGVATITLNRPDVLNSFTLAMARALLDALARAAEDAAVRAVLLTGNGRGFCAGQDLAEVLPAAGGPMPDIGAVVIAGYNPIIRAIRALEKPVLCAVNGVAAGAGANMAFACDITIAAEEASFVESFAKLGLIPDTGGTYFIPRLVGHQRATGMFFLAEKIPAAKAKEWGLIWDVVPLEKLQATTHHLAVTLATQATRGFGLTKRALNHSLGATLDDQLDFEAKSMTEAGQTKDYEEGVRAFLEKRKPYYTGQ; encoded by the coding sequence ATGGCCGACGACAGCATTCTCTATTCCGTAGACTCCGGCGTTGCGACGATTACGCTCAACCGTCCCGACGTCCTCAACAGCTTTACCCTCGCCATGGCGCGCGCCTTGCTCGACGCGCTCGCGCGCGCCGCGGAAGACGCGGCCGTGCGCGCCGTGTTGCTCACCGGCAATGGCCGTGGTTTTTGCGCCGGCCAGGATTTGGCGGAGGTACTCCCCGCCGCTGGTGGGCCGATGCCGGATATTGGCGCCGTGGTGATTGCGGGCTATAACCCGATCATCCGTGCCATTCGCGCGCTCGAAAAGCCCGTCCTTTGCGCGGTGAATGGCGTAGCAGCGGGTGCCGGCGCCAACATGGCCTTTGCCTGTGACATTACCATCGCCGCCGAAGAAGCGAGCTTCGTCGAGAGCTTTGCCAAGCTCGGTCTCATACCGGACACTGGCGGCACCTACTTCATTCCGCGGCTCGTCGGGCACCAACGGGCCACAGGGATGTTCTTTCTCGCCGAAAAGATTCCGGCCGCCAAAGCCAAAGAGTGGGGCCTCATCTGGGACGTGGTGCCGCTCGAGAAGTTGCAGGCCACCACGCACCATCTGGCAGTCACACTCGCTACGCAGGCGACGCGTGGGTTCGGCCTCACCAAGCGTGCGCTCAATCATTCCCTTGGCGCCACCCTCGACGATCAACTCGACTTTGAAGCCAAGTCGATGACCGAGGCGGGGCAGACCAAGGACTACGAAGAGGGCGTGCGCGCCTTTCTCGAAAAACGAAAGCCCTACTACACGGGACAGTGA